From one Solanum stenotomum isolate F172 chromosome 12, ASM1918654v1, whole genome shotgun sequence genomic stretch:
- the LOC125847524 gene encoding DNA cross-link repair protein SNM1, translating into MYFRALLLKERTRKVQQRLWESERNEKKMEKLKETVDFDSYVDDFLPQLDSVDGCEGGADKKRRRLTQKNLFQLWGLENPNLDLRPSTATSLASRKNQQRLCPFYKRIPGTPFTVDAFCYGSVKGCSAYFLSHFHADHYIGLTKGWSHGPIYCTNLTARLLRICLYVSPSFICPLELGTEYSLNGIKITMLDANHCPGAALIHFRLPNGQCYLHTGDFRASKLMQSYPILASQRINILYLDTTYCNPKYRFPSKEDVLEFVVGVTRRYLNNHPKTIVVVGAYSIGKEHVYSAISKALGVKIYANASRRRILRSFGWVGISENLSTNGKDTPLHILPMSSLRFEILQRYLASQDGQYTSMLSFRPTGWTYSETIGENLNLIKPTSKGNITIYGVPYSEHSNFIELQEFVQFLRPEKIIPTVNVGNAVNRCKMQSYFQQWLKA; encoded by the exons ATGTATTTTCGAGCCCTTCTTTTAAAGGAAAGGACTAGAAAGGTCCAACAGCGCCTTTGGGAATCagaaagaaatgagaagaaaatggaGAAGCTGAAAGAGACGGTCGATTTCGATTCTTATGTCGACGACTTTTTACCCCAACTCGATAGTGTTGACGGCTGTGAGGGAGGCGCTGACAAGAAAAGGAGGAGACTGACACAGAAGAATCTATTCCAGTTGTGGGGGCTTGAGAATCCTAACCTTGATCTGCGACCTTCCACAGCTACTTCTCTTGCTTCCCGCAAAAACCAACAGCGCCTTTGCCCCTTCTATAAGAGGATTCCAG GAACGCCCTTCACTGTTGATGCATTCTGCTATGGTTCAGTCAAAGGCTGCTCTGCCTATTTCCTTAGTCACTTCCATGCTGATCATTATATTGGCTTGACCAAAGGATGGTCACATGGACCTATCTACTGTACCAACCTCACTGCTCGCTTGCTTAGAATCTGTCTTTATGTTAGTCCATC TTTTATCTGTCCTCTGGAATTAGGTACTGAGTACAGCCTTAATGGAATCAAAATTACTATGCTTGATGCTAATCACTGTCCTGGTGCTGCTCTCATTCACTTCCGTCTCCCAAATGGACAATGTTACTTGCACACTGGAGATTTTAGGGCTTCAAAGCTGATGCAATCATATCCAATTCTTGCAAGCCAACGTATTAATATACTTTACCTTGACACAACATATTGCAATCCAAAGTACAG GTTTCCTTCAAAAGAAGATGTTTTGGAATTTGTTGTAGGTGTCACGAGAAGATATTTGAATAATCATCCAAAAACCATCGTGGTTGTTGGTGCATACAGCATTGGAAAAGAACATGTGTATTCTGCAATTTCCAAGGCACTGGGG GTAAAAATATATGCAAATGCCTCCAGGAGGCGCATTCTTCGATCTTTTGGTTGGGTTGGAATTTCTGAAAATCTGTCAACAAATGGAAAAGATACACCTTTGCACATATTGCCTATGTCATCCTTGAGATTTGAG ATTCTGCAGCGTTATTTGGCATCACAAGACGGACAGTACACTAGCATGTTGTCATTCCGACCAACAG GTTGGACTTACTCAGAGACCATCGGGGAGAATCTAAACTTAATAAAACCCACTTCTAAGGGCAACATCACTATTTATG GTGTTCCATATAGTGAGCATTCTAATTTCATAGAGCTGCAGGAATTTGTGCAG TTTCTGAGGCCAGAAAAGATAATTCCTACTGTGAATGTTGGAAATGCTGTTAATCGTTGCAAGATGCAATCATACTTCCAGCAGTGGCTGAAAGCCTGA